The Microcystis aeruginosa NIES-843 sequence TTTATTCAGCAAACCCTACTTAGGGTCTGCGGCAAAAAGTTTGTTGGTGGGGTTAGGAGTCAGTAGCCGGTCGTCAGTAGCCGGTCGTTTCAGGCTTTGTTGCCCTTCTTTTTTGTACCAGTTTATCTACTAAGAGAAGGATAATGCAAGTTTTTTGAATGTCCTAATCCTATATTCTGGCACTAACATCGGATTTTAACAGGTCAAAAGCCTTATTTTAAAAGGGTTTTACCATTATTCAGCCAGCCCTAATTAGGGTTTGCTGAATAAATCTTGTTCGAGCTGCCCGGTCATCACCGTCCGGCCCTGGCCGTGAGGATGTCAAACACTTAACCAGACATTTTGTCCTTAAATTCTGAAATATAACGTCTGCTTAACCCGGAACGATCAAAGCGTTAGATTAGAAAGAGTCCTTTTTTGAGAGATATTTAAACCTGATGGTCTGGCCTTTTAAACCGAAAACCCACAAACAAATCGCTCGAATAGAAATTACAGGTGCAATTGCCTCCGATACCCGCAAAAGAGTCTTAAAAGCCCTAGAAATCGTCAAAGAAAGGCAATATCCCGCCCTACTTCTCCGCATTGACTCCCCCGGGGGAACCGTGGGGGATTCCCAAGAAATTTATGAAGCATTGAAGCGGTTACAAAAAAACACGAAAATAATCGCTAGTTTTGGCAATATTTCCGCCTCTGGCGGCGTTTATATCGGTATGGGAGCTAATTATATTATGGCTAACCCCGGCACGATTACTGGCTCGATCGGTGTTATCCTCAGAGGGAACAATCTGGAAAGATTGTTGGATAAGGTGGGAGTTTCGTTTAAAGTGATTAAATCTGGCCCCTATAAAGATATTCTCTCCTTCGATCGAGAATTAACTGATGAAGAAGAAAGAATTCTCCAGGATATGATCGATACCAGTTATCAGCAATTTCTGCAAACCGTCGCCGGAGCGAGAAATTTAGATGTCAATCAGGTGAAAAGTTTTGCCGATGGGCGCATTTTTACCGGCCAACAGGCGTTAGAATTAGGAGTGGTTGATCGCTTGGGAACCGAGGAAGATGCCCGACTTTGGGCGCTAGAATTGGCAGGATTACCCCCAGATAAAACTAAATGTCAGACTATCGAAGAACCGAAACCCCTCCTCAGTCGTCTGACGGGCAATCGTTCCCCAATACCCCCAGGATTACAAAAAACCCTACAGCGCCTAGAATTTGAATTGGAAGTTAACGGACAACTATTGTGGTTATACCGACCCTGATGGCCAGATTAAAGTCGAGAAAAAGGGCGCGTTAACCCCTAAAATTGACTCATCAGGATTAGCGGAGGATGACAATCGTGCAGTGGAAGGTTCGAGCCATTCGGGGAGCAACGACAGTAACGGCTAATACTATTGAAGCTATACGAGAAGCAGTAACAGAACTCCTCGAAGCGATCGAAATCCACAATAGTCTCGATCCCGATGATATTGTTAGTATTATCTTTACGGCAACTCAGGATTTAGACGCGATTTTCCCCGCCGCTATCGCTCGCGAACGTCCCCATTGGCAAAATGTCCCCCTCCTCGATGTGCAACAGATGCACGTCGTTGGTAGTCTGGACAAGTGTATTCGCGTAATTCTCCACGTTAATACTCCCAAACTACAAGGGGAAATGCAGCACGTCTATCTGCAAGGGGCGAAAAATCTTCGCCCCGATTGGCAGATTTCTCCAGTAACTATTAATCGCTAAAATCTTCGATAACTGACTAAATCCCCATTTCCGACAGCCAACTCAAAATTAATTGATTAACTTTTTCGGGATGTTCATCGTGGGGACAGTGACCGGCTTTGGCAATCGGATAAAATTGGGTATTATTTCCCATTTTAGCTCTTTCTTGGTAAATTACCGAACCGGCGATCGGTGTCCAAGGGTCATCCTCTCCCCAGAGTACCAATAAAGGGCGATCGATTTGCGGTAATAATTCCTGGGTCGATGGTCCGGGGGGTGCTGTCAACACCGATGCAAACACTCCCCACGCACCCGCATCACAGGAGGGTTGATAGAGAATTTCGACTAATTCCTCGGTAATCGCGGTATGATCCCGATAAACCTGTTTTAAGGTCTTCCGGATGCGATTTTTCTGCCTTACCTGTTCAAAAATAAACTTTCCTGTCACGGGAGAACTAACTAAACCGGTAAAGGCAGCCATGATTAAACGCAGCGGCAAATTTAATTCTTCGGGACGATGGTTTAATCCTCCGGCACAGTTAATAATTACTCCTCCGGCAGTGATTTCGGGAGATTCTGCCATCAGCATTAAGGTAATCAGTCCCCCGATGGAATTACCGACAAATACCGCCGGTCTTGCCATTTTTTCTCGCCAAAAGTCCTGTATTTGCCGCTGCCAAAGGTTGAGACTATAATCTAAAGCGGGCTTATCTGTACCCCCAAATCCCAAAAGATCTAGGGCATAGACTTGATAGCCATTTTCCGCTAAAACGGGGATATTTTTGCGCCAATGACCGATAGATGCCCCAAAACCGTGAATTAATACTAGGGGTTGTCCTTCTCCCCGCACAGTGTAGGGGATGGTGTGACCTTGCCATGTCCAAGACAATTGCTCTAAGCTAGTCCCAGTGATCGGAGATTGTAGTGCCATTGTATGAAGTTTTATTAAGTGATAGGTAAATTATAGAGTAAAAATCAGTCGAGAATTTATGCCACAACGCCAGACTTTTACCAATAACTCGATGGAAATTTCCTATTTACAATGGAGCGATCGAGGTATGCCTCTATTATTATTGCACGGCATGGCGGATCATGCTTTGGTTTGGTCAAGTTTGGGCGATTATTTAAGCTCAAATTATCAAGTTATTGCCCCAGATTTGCGGGGACATGGGGAAAGCGGTAAACCGGCAACCGGTTATCACTTTCAGGATTATATCGGCGATTTAAGGGCTTTAATTAATCATTTAGGTTGGACGCAAGCACATATTTTAGGTCATTCTTGGAGTGCTAAAATAGCGGCAATTTGGGCAACTCAACAGCCGGAAGTATTTAAGAGTTTAATTTTAGTCGATCCCTTTTTTATCGATAAAATGCCTAGTTGGATTAGGATAACTTTTCCAATTCTCTATCAAGTTTTGCCCTTTTTAAAGATTACTCGCTCCTTTGATAGTTATCAGAGCATAGAAGCGATCGCTCGTCAATTAAAACAATATAAAGGTTGGTCAAATCTACAGCAAGAGGTGTTTAAAAATGCCATCGAACAAAAAGCTGATGGCAGTTGGAGCGGTAAATTCACTTTATCGGCACGCGGGGAAATTTTTGAGGATGTCATGGGGTTTGCCGGATTAACTAAAACTTTAGATATTCCCAGTTTATTAATCCTTCCCCAACAGGGATTAAATCGCACTGCTTGGCAAATTCAATCTTATAAAAAGTATTTAACTTCTCTAGAGATTAAAAAGATACCGGGTAATCATTGGGCATTTTTAGGGGAACCTGAAAGTTTTAATCAAGCGGTGGCCGAGTTTTTATCTGTTCAGGAAATTGTCTGATTAGCGGAGAGAACGAATCTGCAATTGGTAATAATCCTCGTCTAAACCTTGATTCTGCTTGTTATTAACCGAATTAAGCTGTTTTTGTAGTGCCAAAATGCGATCACTTGTAGCCGGATGGGTGCTGAGAATTGTCGGGGTAGAACCCCCCTGTTGTGGTAATTTTCCCATCAAGGAGATCATCGCCTTGGCTGCATAACCAGCCTCAGCTAGATTGTTTAAACCCAGTCGGTCCGCTTCTAATTCATCCTTGCGACTATTGGGCAGATTATAGGCGAGATTGACTGCCAATTGTACCCAAGTTTTTGTGTCTAATCCCGCCGCGCTGAGAAGTCCTTGGGCGAGGGCAGTATTGCTTGACATACTCCCACCGTCAAGCTACGCTGTGACGGGGGATTCTTTCCACATCGCTGTTAGAAATTCCTTGTTCAACGAGACAACTTAGATTCTCAATGTCTCCACTGAAAATCCAGAGGCCGGACTCTCCCAAGGCGTTTGGGTCGGTTTCTGTTTGCCCAACAGTACCGTTGAGATGATTTCCCAAATATTGTAACCCTTTTTTAAGAATATTTATTGCTGCATTATGATCCCTATCTAAGACTGTTTGACAATTGGGGCATTGATGAGTTCTAGTACTTAATGTTTTTTGAACTCTCGTCCCACAAACTGAACAATCTTGAGAAGTGAAATGGGGAGGAACAGCAACACAAACAATCCGATAAATCTTGGCAAAATAATTCAACCATTCAGTGAATTGATACCAAGAAGCATCACTAATCGACTTGGCAAGTTTACGGTTTTTGACTAAGTTTCTTACCTTTAAAGCTTCATAAACTACCAGATCATTAGACTGGACTAACGCCAAAGCGTCTTTAATTGCTTTGTCTTTACGTTGTCTTGATACTTTAAGATGAAGCCTAGCTACTTTTATCCGTTGCTTGTGATAGTTGTTAGACTGTTTCTTTCCTTTGCGAAATTGTTTTGATAATCTCCTTTGTGCTTTTTGAAATCGTTTTTCTGACTTGCTTAAATAACGTGGATTCTCTACAGTATTGCCTTGAGCGTCAGTATAAAACTCTTTTAAACCTAAGTCAATTCCTGTTATTTGTCCCGTTGGTTTATGGTATTCTTGCCGTTCTACGTCAATCAAAAACTGACAATAATAACCGTCAGCACGTCTAACAACTCTTACCCGTTTAATCTGTTGTTCTGAATAATAAACTAAGGTTTTTTGACTACACCATAAATCAAATTCTCCTGCTTTAAAACCATCGGTAAACTTGATTTTACGTCGATTATCAGATAGTTGGTAGCCCGTTAGTTTATACTCAACCGAACGGCTATGCTTTTTGAAACGAGGAAAACCCTTTTTCCCAAGTATCTTAGCATGACAATTCTGGTAAAACCGATTAATTGATTGCCAGGCTCTATCAGCAGCCGATTGACGAGCTTGAGAGTTTAATTTATTAACATAAGGTGTCTCTTTATTGTTAGCTAGTACCGCACAAAGTTTTTGGAGATCATTGCGGGTTGTCCCTTGATTGTCCATCCAATAACGAACACAAGAGTTACGCACAAACTGAGAAGTTTTGATAGCTTCATCAAGCTGGTGATATTGCTCTGGGGTTCCGTTTTTTAGCTTCGCTTCTACGACTAGCATCTAACAATCCTTGACCTTTGGCTAAGTTAATTATAACACAGTTTACCTACAAATGGTAGAATTAAAATCGGGCTTCTCAGTTAATATCTTGGTCGGATTTCATCCCCCGCAAAGGTTGATGTCTTGTCGAAAAATTTAGCGGGGGCATTCATCCGACATTTTAGGTAAATCCATCCACGAGCGCCCGAAACTGGGTTGGGGATTGACAATCCCGATACTCAGGGTGAGCAGCAGAGAAATTATTGTTAATAGCCAAAAACGGCAGAAAATAGGGCGCATAGACGATTCGATCCCATAAAAACCTCATTCCCATTCTAGACAGTCCCTATCACCCTTTACCTGTTACTGTCCGCGATTGGTTTGATAGACGTAAAAGTTAAATAAATCGAATAAACTGCCAACAAAAGCAAAGGTGACAGCGATGGTTAACAGGCCTTGTAGGGGATAACCGCCGCCGAAAATGGTTAAAAATTGCAGGATTTGGCTAAAACCGGTCTGACAAACCCAAGTAAAGCCGGGGACGTGACTGGTGGCCAATAAAGCCGTTAAAATAGAACCGACCAAGAGGACGGGGGCAACAAAACTTAATAGGGTGGAAAATAGCAGGGAACGGAGCAAAGTAAGCATGGGTGCTGATCTCCAGAGAATTAGGGGGCGATCGAACGGGAATAGGAATCTATACTCGCTCCCCTCTAGGATATACGTTCATCTCGGCTAGGGGCGGTTTTTTAAAAAATCTTAAAATATCATTAAGATTCTTGGTTAAGAACGATTAAGTGGTAAACAAAAGTCAACCCGATAATTGCTGGGGCAGCCTTTTTCAGTGTGGGGTGTGGGGTGTGGGGTGTAGGGCGTAGGGTGTCGGGTGTAGGGTGTAGGGTGTAGGGTGTAGGGAGAATAAATAGAAATAATCTCCTGACTCGGAGTCTCCTATCTCCTGACTCGGAGTCTCCTATCTCCTGACTCGGAGTCTCCTATCTCCTGATAACTGATAACTGATAACCGGTAACTGATCACTGATAACTGGAACTACCTGAAGCATTGATCCCCGTGGTGTGGTACTGTCAATTCAGTGTATTTATCGGCACTGGCTTAAGATTTGTCGCTATTGTCCTCCCCTTCTCTCGTCGCTGTTTTTGAGGCTTTCTATGACCGACATTCCTTTCACCCTAGACCAACTGAGAATTCTCAAAGCGATCGCTGCCGAAGGAAGCTTTAAACGGGCGGCAGATACCCTGTATGTATCTCAACCGGCGGTCAGTCTTCAGGTACAAAACCTCGAAAAACAGCTAAATGTGCCGTTATTTGACCGGGGCGGTCGGAAAGCCCAATTAACGGAAGCGGGATACCTACTCTTAAGCTACGGCGAAAAAATTATCACTCTCTGTCAAGAAACCTGTCGGGCGATCGAAGATCTACAAAATCTGCAAGGGGGAACCCTGATCGTCGGCGCTTCCCAAACCACGGGAACCTATCTTCTTCCCCGCATGATCGGGCTTTTTCGGCAAAAATACCCAGAAGTATCCGTACAGCTACAAGTTCATTCCACCCGTCGCACCTCTTGGAGCGTTGCTAACGGTCAAGTGGATTTAGCCATTATCGGGGGGGAAGTTCCCGCCGAATTACAAGAAACCCTGCGGATTATCCCCTACGCAGAAGATGAACTGGCTTTAGTCCTGCCGATTTTTCATCCTCTGTCTAAGGTAGAAATGATTCAAAAAGAGGATTTATATCGACTAAAATTTATCACCCTCGATTCCCAATCGACGATTCGCAAAGTCATCGACAAGGTTTTAACTCGTTGCGAGATCGATACCAAACGCTTAAAAGTGGAGATGGAACTTAACTCGATCGAGGCGATTAAAAATGCCGTACAATCTGGGTTAGGGGCGGCTTTTGTCTCGGTGACAGCGATCGAAAAAGAACTACAAATGGGAGTTATCCACGCTACCAGAATTAAAGACGTGGAAATACGACGCACTTTGTCGGTAATTATTAACCCGAATCGCTATCGATCAAAAGCCGCCGAAGCTTTTACCCTAGAAATACTCCCCCAATTCTCCACCTATCCCGAATATCTGGCTGACGACCACAACTTTGAACCGATTCCTAACTCGCAACCCGCCGAAATTATTAGTAAATAAGTCGCTCGAGATGGGCAAAATCTCCCTACATTTAAG is a genomic window containing:
- the sppA gene encoding signal peptide peptidase SppA, translating into MVWPFKPKTHKQIARIEITGAIASDTRKRVLKALEIVKERQYPALLLRIDSPGGTVGDSQEIYEALKRLQKNTKIIASFGNISASGGVYIGMGANYIMANPGTITGSIGVILRGNNLERLLDKVGVSFKVIKSGPYKDILSFDRELTDEEERILQDMIDTSYQQFLQTVAGARNLDVNQVKSFADGRIFTGQQALELGVVDRLGTEEDARLWALELAGLPPDKTKCQTIEEPKPLLSRLTGNRSPIPPGLQKTLQRLEFELEVNGQLLWLYRP
- the aroH gene encoding chorismate mutase, encoding MTIVQWKVRAIRGATTVTANTIEAIREAVTELLEAIEIHNSLDPDDIVSIIFTATQDLDAIFPAAIARERPHWQNVPLLDVQQMHVVGSLDKCIRVILHVNTPKLQGEMQHVYLQGAKNLRPDWQISPVTINR
- a CDS encoding alpha/beta fold hydrolase, producing the protein MALQSPITGTSLEQLSWTWQGHTIPYTVRGEGQPLVLIHGFGASIGHWRKNIPVLAENGYQVYALDLLGFGGTDKPALDYSLNLWQRQIQDFWREKMARPAVFVGNSIGGLITLMLMAESPEITAGGVIINCAGGLNHRPEELNLPLRLIMAAFTGLVSSPVTGKFIFEQVRQKNRIRKTLKQVYRDHTAITEELVEILYQPSCDAGAWGVFASVLTAPPGPSTQELLPQIDRPLLVLWGEDDPWTPIAGSVIYQERAKMGNNTQFYPIAKAGHCPHDEHPEKVNQLILSWLSEMGI
- a CDS encoding alpha/beta fold hydrolase, yielding MPQRQTFTNNSMEISYLQWSDRGMPLLLLHGMADHALVWSSLGDYLSSNYQVIAPDLRGHGESGKPATGYHFQDYIGDLRALINHLGWTQAHILGHSWSAKIAAIWATQQPEVFKSLILVDPFFIDKMPSWIRITFPILYQVLPFLKITRSFDSYQSIEAIARQLKQYKGWSNLQQEVFKNAIEQKADGSWSGKFTLSARGEIFEDVMGFAGLTKTLDIPSLLILPQQGLNRTAWQIQSYKKYLTSLEIKKIPGNHWAFLGEPESFNQAVAEFLSVQEIV
- a CDS encoding RNA-guided endonuclease InsQ/TnpB family protein codes for the protein MLVVEAKLKNGTPEQYHQLDEAIKTSQFVRNSCVRYWMDNQGTTRNDLQKLCAVLANNKETPYVNKLNSQARQSAADRAWQSINRFYQNCHAKILGKKGFPRFKKHSRSVEYKLTGYQLSDNRRKIKFTDGFKAGEFDLWCSQKTLVYYSEQQIKRVRVVRRADGYYCQFLIDVERQEYHKPTGQITGIDLGLKEFYTDAQGNTVENPRYLSKSEKRFQKAQRRLSKQFRKGKKQSNNYHKQRIKVARLHLKVSRQRKDKAIKDALALVQSNDLVVYEALKVRNLVKNRKLAKSISDASWYQFTEWLNYFAKIYRIVCVAVPPHFTSQDCSVCGTRVQKTLSTRTHQCPNCQTVLDRDHNAAINILKKGLQYLGNHLNGTVGQTETDPNALGESGLWIFSGDIENLSCLVEQGISNSDVERIPRHSVA
- a CDS encoding LysR family transcriptional regulator encodes the protein MTDIPFTLDQLRILKAIAAEGSFKRAADTLYVSQPAVSLQVQNLEKQLNVPLFDRGGRKAQLTEAGYLLLSYGEKIITLCQETCRAIEDLQNLQGGTLIVGASQTTGTYLLPRMIGLFRQKYPEVSVQLQVHSTRRTSWSVANGQVDLAIIGGEVPAELQETLRIIPYAEDELALVLPIFHPLSKVEMIQKEDLYRLKFITLDSQSTIRKVIDKVLTRCEIDTKRLKVEMELNSIEAIKNAVQSGLGAAFVSVTAIEKELQMGVIHATRIKDVEIRRTLSVIINPNRYRSKAAEAFTLEILPQFSTYPEYLADDHNFEPIPNSQPAEIISK